TCACCAGAAACTCCGCCCCCGCCTCCAGGCACCGCTGCGCCGTCGCTTCATCCAGCACCGTGCCCGCCCCCACCACCACGCTCGAATCCATGGTCCGGGCGATTTCCCGAATGACCCCGATCGCCCCCGGCACCGTCATTGTGATTTCCACAATCGGTATCCCTCCGAGAATGATCGCCTCCACCGCCATCATCGCCTGTTCGGCCGAGGCCCCCCGCACCACCGGGACGATCCCTACTTCCGTTATCAGCTCCCGCACTTCCTGCTTTGTCTTCATGCTGACCTTTCACACCGGAAGTAACTACCGGCAAACACACGGGTGACTACTGCTGTCCTCTCCTTCACCGCGACATCCATCCACCGTCCACGACCAGCACGTGGCCGTAAACAGAGCCGATAGATGCGGAGCACAGCAAATTGTGTATTCGTTCGCGATCCGCCGGGCTGCAGGAGCAAACCCCTGCCGCCCGGCGATGTGGATGCGTCAGCTCAAGTCTTAGAAGTTAAATTTCAATGCGAATTGGAAAGTGCGTCCGTCACCAATCTGGCTCTGGATCCTCCCGAAGTTGGCGTTGTTCACGCTGGCCACGGGGTTGCCAAAGACAGGGTGGTTGAACAGATTGAAGGTCTCCATGCGGATTTGCACATCTTTGTTTTCACCAACCTTCAACCTGCGGGAAATGGCCACATCGAACGTGAAAGCTCCAGGCCCTGCGAGCGAATTGCGGCCCACGCTCCCGAAAGTCCCGCTCGCCGGCGAAACAAAAGCGCCGGTGTTGAACCAGCATTGCGTCGAACCCACAGGCACGGTCACGCCATTGATCGTGCACCCGCCCTGGAGGGGATCACTCAACTGGTTGGGTCGGTCTTTGAAGGATGTGGTCGCACCGGTCAATGCCGAATCCACACCGGTCAGAACCGTGAAATATGACCCGGTACGGTAACTGAAGAGCGGGGCGAACGACCAATTGTTCAGAACTGCCCCGGAAAGGCTTCCCTCAAATTTCGGACTGGTGACGACCAGCGATGCGTTCATGGACTGGCGAACGTCCATGCCGCAATTGCCGCGGTCTTTTTTCAGATTTCCGGTGTTCGGATCGTTGATGGGGGACGGATACAGGGTCGGCCGGCTGTTGGTGAGTTCGCCTGTGAAATCCTGGTCGCTGATGCAGTGTGCCCAGGTGTAATTTGCCAGGAGGTTGAAGTTGTTGCTGAAACGGTGCTTGGCGACAAGGAGCAAGCCGTTGTATTCGGCATTGGCTCCATCCCACAGTGAGGTCAGGTTCGAGAAGTATTGCCCCTGGCTGGGGTTCGCTATGTAGAGGGCGCGCCGGCAATTCGTATTGCTGGTGGAAGCGGCCTGGCCCGGTGTACAGCCCGATAGCGCATTTGACGGAACTGCCACAGGCATCCCGGGATTGGCTTCGTACCCGACCCAGATGTGCGTCGTCTTGCTTCCCAGGTAGGTGGCCGACATCATCCAGTTTGTCCCAAATTGCTTCTCAACGCTCAAATTCCAGTGCTGCACGTACATCGGAGAAACGTCAAAGGAGTTGTTAATATAAACACCATTCAGCGGGAAGAAGGCATTAGGGCTCCCTGGAGTCGGAAACGGCAACGGAAATTGTGGGATGGTTCCCGGCTGGCCAACATAGGGATTGGTCAGTGAAGCCCCAGAGGTCGTCTTGGGGGCAAAGCTTATTCCGCTGCCGTATGGAGAGTTGTCGGCGAAACGGTCAAAGTAGTACATCTCCGGGCTGTCGTAGAACAATCCGTAACTGGCGCGAATGGTCATCTTGCCTTGATTTGTCGGATCCCACACCAGACCGACCCGGGGGGAGAATTGCAGCCACTTATTATTCTGGAAGGAGCACGGAACACCCGTGTCGCCGCAGAAAGTCAGCCCTGCCGGCGCGTTCGGGAAGACCGCGCTGTGAGTGCCGGCCATAAAGGCGCCGTAGTCAAAATGGCTTCCACGATTGAAGGCGTCCTTCGAAGGCAAGAAGGGCTCCCAACGGATGCCGGCATTCAAGGATAGATTCGGCAGAAGCCTGATGTTGTCGTGCAAGTAGAGGCCAAAGTAGGTATATCTCCAGGCCTCGGCTTCCGGGTTCCCCTGGGCAAAATTCGAAGGCAACCCCAGCATGTAGTCGGCGAGGTTGTCGCCGCTGATGTTGCCGCCGAATGTGAATTGTCCGTTGGACTGGAAGGTGGAGAGGTAGTTGAGCTGCATCCTCATGAAGTTCACGCCGAAGGTCAACTGGTGCTTCCCGCGCGTCATATCCACGTCGTCCGCCACCTGGAACAGGTTGTTGATGAAGAAACCCGGCATCTGTGATCCCCCGCCCGTGGTGAAGTAGCCTGAGGAAACGCTCAGGACCAGGCCCTGCGGAATCGGACTGGGAACGTTAATTCCCAGTGTCGCCGGATTGATCATCTCGCTGGCCGGGCCGCGGTGGATAGCCAGCCGGGTCGCGGTAAAGCGAAACGCATTGACCACGGTGGGGCCGAAAGTGTAGGTGTCGCCAAAAACCATGCTTTGGAAGCGCGACAACTGGGAAGCGGTCTGCCCTTGTGGAAGGATGTTCGACGAGTCGAACGCCACTGGGGCTCTATAATCGGTGAAAAAATACCGTGTGAAAAAGGAGTGCTTGTCGCTGATGTTCCAATCAATCTTGGAGATCACCTCATCTTCGTTCACGATCCCCGGGATCGTGAAACTCACGTTTCCACAA
The sequence above is drawn from the Terriglobia bacterium genome and encodes:
- a CDS encoding TonB-dependent receptor, translating into MKKTLLLATLAVLVLVAFVPSVLFGQAVNFAQIQGRITDQTGAVVPGAQIKVTQVATGLVRTTSSNDEGQYYLSNLPVGPYQLRVTMSGFRDYVQEGIVLQVGGTPRIDVKLQVGAVTAVVQVEADAGMVETRQNSVSTVIDNSRIMELPLNGRNAPNLILIAGAASNISLPSQDLMSSKNYGNGTSGASQTISVAGGQQNANNYLLDGGDNNDAFSNVNSPFPFPDAIQEFSVQNSGLSARFGVHAGAVVNVVTKSGTNNFHGNLFEFFRNPITNAQHEHFTPVAPGFKDDTMKRNQFGGTLGGPIKKDKLMFFVGYQGLRQSSTPPPIATHVPTAAALAGDFSTMMSAGCQSNGKAKTLKAPFVNNKVSPSVYNGTSLALAKFLPAAADACGNVSFTIPGIVNEDEVISKIDWNISDKHSFFTRYFFTDYRAPVAFDSSNILPQGQTASQLSRFQSMVFGDTYTFGPTVVNAFRFTATRLAIHRGPASEMINPATLGINVPSPIPQGLVLSVSSGYFTTGGGSQMPGFFINNLFQVADDVDMTRGKHQLTFGVNFMRMQLNYLSTFQSNGQFTFGGNISGDNLADYMLGLPSNFAQGNPEAEAWRYTYFGLYLHDNIRLLPNLSLNAGIRWEPFLPSKDAFNRGSHFDYGAFMAGTHSAVFPNAPAGLTFCGDTGVPCSFQNNKWLQFSPRVGLVWDPTNQGKMTIRASYGLFYDSPEMYYFDRFADNSPYGSGISFAPKTTSGASLTNPYVGQPGTIPQFPLPFPTPGSPNAFFPLNGVYINNSFDVSPMYVQHWNLSVEKQFGTNWMMSATYLGSKTTHIWVGYEANPGMPVAVPSNALSGCTPGQAASTSNTNCRRALYIANPSQGQYFSNLTSLWDGANAEYNGLLLVAKHRFSNNFNLLANYTWAHCISDQDFTGELTNSRPTLYPSPINDPNTGNLKKDRGNCGMDVRQSMNASLVVTSPKFEGSLSGAVLNNWSFAPLFSYRTGSYFTVLTGVDSALTGATTSFKDRPNQLSDPLQGGCTINGVTVPVGSTQCWFNTGAFVSPASGTFGSVGRNSLAGPGAFTFDVAISRRLKVGENKDVQIRMETFNLFNHPVFGNPVASVNNANFGRIQSQIGDGRTFQFALKFNF
- a CDS encoding 2-dehydro-3-deoxyphosphogluconate aldolase encodes the protein MKTKQEVRELITEVGIVPVVRGASAEQAMMAVEAIILGGIPIVEITMTVPGAIGVIREIARTMDSSVVVGAGTVLDEATAQRCLEAGAEFLV